From a region of the Lactuca sativa cultivar Salinas chromosome 4, Lsat_Salinas_v11, whole genome shotgun sequence genome:
- the LOC111912393 gene encoding uncharacterized protein LOC111912393, with protein MAICLYVKSKLFVLTIVLLICCSHANDQIPQVRKEDRKMLGFAKGAASLVRQGIKGVDDATKPAAKTVPATNQARTRWPADITAKNIGESGAGKAFVTGFRVGWKRGKWYYRMEERCQKYQSVLNCFPASPACHGTSRSCFVQVTGNTRMVDSCREDCVPSLPTLTPCTYHNGVFYLGSTKLSIDVARTKCQVV; from the exons ATGGCCATTTGTTTATATGTGAAATCAAAACTTTTCGTGCTAACGATCGTTCTTCTTATTTGTTGTTCCCATGCGAACGATCAGATACCCCAAGTCAG GAAAGAGGATCGTAAAATGCTTGGCTTTGCTAAAGGAGCAGCTTCTCTTGTAAGGCAGGGGATTAAAGGTGTGGATGATGCTACCAAGCCTGCAGCTAAAACAGTGCCAGCTACAAATCAGGCTAGAACTCGGTGGCCAGCAGATATTACTGCAAAGAACATCGGGGAAAGCGGAGCCGGGAAGGCATTTGTAACAGGCTTTCGGGTCGGGTGGAAAAGAGGAAAATGGTATTATCGAATGGAGGAAAGGTGTCAAAAATATCAAAGCGTGTTGAACTGTTTCCCTGCTTCTCCAGCTTGCCATGGAACTTCAAGGAGTTGCTTCGTCCAAGTTACTGGAAACACAAGAATGGTTGATTCCTGCCGGGAGGACTGCGTGCCTTCCTTGCCAACACTCACCCCTTGCACTTAtcataatggtgttttttatttggGAAGTACCAAGCTCTCGATAGATGTTGCTCGCACCAAATGTCAGGTTGTATAA